Part of the Gramella sp. Hel_I_59 genome, TGGGTATTTTTCTACTTGGGATCATGTTAATGCTGGGGATTAAATTATACAAAAGAATACGCTCGAGGAATCCCAATGCCTGAAATGGTTCGATAATTGTTGCCTTGAAGCGAAGCCTGCCTATATGAAGATGCTTAAATTATCCTTAAGAACTAGAATTTTTATCTCTATGATCCTGTTGGTTCTCGGGGCGTCTATTCTAATTTTTGGGGTGACAGTGTACCAATATAAACAGGAAGCTGAAAGTTATCACGAAGAACGGCTGGAGCGTAAACAGAGAGCGATCCTTGAAAACATCAAATTCGTACTTGCCAGTACTACTTATGTTGTAGACACAGAGAATCTTGGACCTATTTTTACTGAAAGGGATAAGATCGATGAAATGGCCGAAGTTCATGAAATGCAGATCCATATTTATGATCTTGACGGAAGCCTTATTATCAAGTCTAATGAATCATTTTTTAAAGATTCCACTACTGTAAGTATTCCAGAAAGTGTGCTAAGTAAGCTGGACGCGACCACTACCAAGCATTATTTGAAGAAAACTGAAGTCAACGGGCAGAAATACCAGTCTTCATACAGTTATATTACCGATGGAAAATTTAAGCCACTGGCAATTCTTTACTTACCATATGTTCAGGATGATAGTCTGCTCAACAGGGATTTAAACAATTTCCTGGTACGCATGGCAGAGGTCTATCTTTTTATGCTATTGATAGCTATTATTCTGTCATTCTTTCTTTCAAAATATATCACTAAATCGCTTAAGATCATTTCTGAAAAGATCAACCAGACCAGACTGGACAAACGAAACCAGAAGATCGAACTCTCCAATGCAACAGAAGAGATCTATGCACTGGTTTCGGCATATAACAGTATGATCGATGAGCTGGAGGAGAGTGCGGTTAAATTGGCCACCAATGAGCGTGAACAAGCCTGGCGGGAAATGGCGAAGCAGGTAGCACATGAGATCAAGAATCCGTTGACACCGATGCGTTTGAGTGTACAAAGTTTTCAGCGTAATTTTGATCCGGAAGATCCCGACATTCATCATAAGGTTGATGAATACAGCGAAACGCTCATCAACCAGATCGACACTATGAGTTCTATCGCTTCGGCATTCTCGAACTTTGCAAAAATGCCGGCGCAACAAAATGAAACTTTGAATGTGCCTAAGATCGTAAAGCTAGCACTGGATATTTTCAATGAGAAATACATTGAATTTCAATGTGACCAGGAAGAGATCCTGGCGAAATTTGACCGTACCCAATTAATTCGGGTAGTGACAAACCTGGTAAAAAATGCTACTCAGGCGCTTCAGGACGTAGATGATCCTCGAATTATGGTGGCGGTCGAAGAAGAGGAGAATACCGTTCTTATTTCGGTTTCCGATAATGGAATGGGTATTTCCGAAGAAAATAAAACGAAGGTTTTTGAACCTAAATTCACTACGAAATCAAGCGGAATGGGATTAGGCCTTGCCATGGTAAAGAATATCGTGGAAACTTATAAGGGGACGATTAGCTTTGTTTCCAAACAAAATAAAGGCACTATCTTTAACGTACGATTTCCAAAATAAAGATTATGAGTTATCAGAACATTTTAGAAGAGATTGAAAACGAAATATTAACGATCACTATAGATCGACCAAAGAAGCTAAATGCTCTTAATAGAGAGACGATTCTTGAGCTTCACCAAGCTTTTAAGGCGGCGAAGGATAATGACGAGGTAAAAGTCGTTATTATTACGGGAAGCGGAGAGAAGGCTTTT contains:
- a CDS encoding HAMP domain-containing sensor histidine kinase — protein: MKMLKLSLRTRIFISMILLVLGASILIFGVTVYQYKQEAESYHEERLERKQRAILENIKFVLASTTYVVDTENLGPIFTERDKIDEMAEVHEMQIHIYDLDGSLIIKSNESFFKDSTTVSIPESVLSKLDATTTKHYLKKTEVNGQKYQSSYSYITDGKFKPLAILYLPYVQDDSLLNRDLNNFLVRMAEVYLFMLLIAIILSFFLSKYITKSLKIISEKINQTRLDKRNQKIELSNATEEIYALVSAYNSMIDELEESAVKLATNEREQAWREMAKQVAHEIKNPLTPMRLSVQSFQRNFDPEDPDIHHKVDEYSETLINQIDTMSSIASAFSNFAKMPAQQNETLNVPKIVKLALDIFNEKYIEFQCDQEEILAKFDRTQLIRVVTNLVKNATQALQDVDDPRIMVAVEEEENTVLISVSDNGMGISEENKTKVFEPKFTTKSSGMGLGLAMVKNIVETYKGTISFVSKQNKGTIFNVRFPK